The following coding sequences lie in one Arthrobacter sp. PGP41 genomic window:
- a CDS encoding putative quinol monooxygenase has product MIFIVVKFKVKPEWSGRWLDLVSDFTQATREEPGNLWFDWSRSVDDPNEFVLVEAFKDDAAGDHVNSPHFKQAMADMPQALAETPRIISRQLDGAGWDQMGELAI; this is encoded by the coding sequence GTGATCTTCATTGTCGTCAAGTTCAAGGTCAAGCCTGAATGGTCCGGGCGCTGGCTCGACCTGGTTTCCGACTTTACCCAAGCCACCAGGGAGGAGCCGGGCAACCTCTGGTTCGACTGGTCCCGCAGCGTGGACGACCCCAACGAGTTCGTCCTGGTGGAGGCCTTCAAGGACGACGCCGCCGGAGACCACGTCAACAGCCCGCACTTCAAGCAGGCTATGGCGGACATGCCCCAGGCGCTCGCCGAAACGCCCCGGATCATCAGCCGCCAGCTCGACGGTGCCGGCTGGGACCAGATGGGCGAGCTCGCCATCTGA
- a CDS encoding DUF503 domain-containing protein: protein MWIGWIEFDILLGDVQSLKEKRSVIRPLLAEVRRRFDVSVAEVGDHDQYRRSQVGAGLVAADRAHLIEVLDAVERFVAARPELELLSARQRDHHSED, encoded by the coding sequence ATGTGGATCGGCTGGATCGAATTCGATATCCTCCTCGGCGACGTCCAGAGCCTGAAGGAAAAACGCTCCGTGATCAGGCCGCTGCTAGCCGAGGTCAGGAGGCGTTTCGACGTCTCGGTTGCCGAGGTGGGTGATCACGACCAGTACCGGCGCTCGCAGGTGGGCGCAGGGCTGGTGGCAGCCGACCGCGCCCACCTCATTGAGGTGCTGGACGCGGTCGAACGCTTTGTGGCAGCCCGGCCTGAATTGGAACTGCTCAGTGCCCGGCAGCGTGACCACCACAGCGAGGACTAA
- the purL gene encoding phosphoribosylformylglycinamidine synthase subunit PurL, with translation MTTETTKKFNIDTVEHAAKTPDTELPWAELGLKRNEFDEIVKVLGRRPTGAELAMYSVMWSEHCSYKSSKNHLRQFGQKVTEEMKKDMLVGIGENAGVTNLGDGWAVTFKIESHNSPSFVEPYQGAATGIGGIVRDIISMGARPVAVMDPLRFGAIDHPDTARVMHGAVAGIGGYGNSLGLPNIGGEMVFDSVYQGNPLVNALAVGVMRHEDIRLANASGKGNKVVLFGARTGGDGIGGASVLASESFDDTKPSKRPAVQVGDPFAEKVLIECCLELFKGSLVEGIQDLGAAGISCATSELASNGDGGMQVELTSVLLRDPTLTPGEILMSESQERMMAVVTPENVEAFEAVMDKWAVEYSWLGEVTDTGRLIITWEGEVIVDVDPRTVAHDGPVYDRPYARPEWQDRVQADTFTGSVQDTGRPAAPAELAKAVTELVASPNMCSKSWITNQYDRYVGGNTAMAFPDDAGVVRVDEETGLGVALATDANGRYTYLDPYHGAQLALAEAYRNVATAGAVPMAVSDCLNFGSPEDPDVMWQLAEAIRGLSDACMVLGIPVTGGNVSLYNQTGTTPIHPSPVVAVLGKLDDVARRTPSGWREDGQAIYLLGTTGAELDGSEWANMRGHLGGQPPKVDLEAERALGEILINASRDGMIDSAHDLSEGGLAAALVESSLRYGVGARIALQDVLDRDGVDLFTALFSESQGRAVVGVPRSEEVRFTDMCTARGFAHTRIGVVDAASGTLEINGVESLNLGALREAHEGTLPKYFG, from the coding sequence GTGACCACGGAAACCACCAAGAAGTTCAACATCGACACCGTTGAACATGCTGCCAAGACCCCGGACACGGAACTGCCCTGGGCGGAACTGGGCCTGAAGCGGAACGAGTTCGACGAGATCGTCAAGGTGCTTGGCCGCCGCCCCACCGGCGCCGAGCTTGCCATGTACTCCGTCATGTGGAGCGAGCACTGCTCCTACAAGTCCTCCAAGAACCACCTGCGCCAGTTCGGCCAGAAGGTCACCGAGGAAATGAAGAAGGACATGCTGGTGGGCATCGGCGAAAACGCCGGTGTGACCAACCTGGGGGACGGCTGGGCCGTGACCTTCAAGATCGAGTCGCACAACTCGCCGTCGTTCGTTGAGCCCTACCAGGGTGCCGCTACCGGCATCGGCGGCATTGTCCGCGACATCATCTCCATGGGCGCCCGCCCCGTTGCCGTGATGGACCCCCTGCGCTTCGGCGCCATCGACCACCCGGACACCGCCCGCGTCATGCACGGCGCGGTTGCCGGCATCGGCGGCTACGGCAACTCGCTGGGCCTGCCGAACATCGGCGGCGAAATGGTGTTTGACTCCGTGTACCAGGGCAACCCGCTGGTCAATGCCCTGGCTGTCGGCGTGATGCGGCACGAGGACATCCGCCTGGCCAACGCCTCCGGCAAGGGCAACAAGGTGGTCCTGTTCGGTGCGCGCACCGGCGGCGACGGCATCGGCGGTGCCTCCGTGCTGGCCTCCGAGTCCTTCGACGACACCAAGCCCTCCAAGCGTCCCGCCGTCCAGGTGGGCGACCCGTTCGCCGAGAAGGTCCTCATCGAGTGCTGCCTTGAACTGTTCAAGGGCTCCCTCGTTGAAGGCATCCAGGACCTCGGCGCGGCCGGCATCTCCTGCGCCACGTCGGAGCTGGCCTCCAACGGCGACGGAGGCATGCAGGTTGAGCTGACCTCCGTCCTGCTCCGCGACCCCACCCTGACCCCCGGCGAGATCCTGATGTCCGAGTCCCAGGAACGGATGATGGCCGTGGTGACCCCGGAGAACGTGGAAGCGTTCGAGGCCGTGATGGACAAGTGGGCCGTGGAGTACTCCTGGCTCGGCGAAGTGACCGATACCGGCCGCCTCATCATCACCTGGGAAGGCGAGGTGATCGTCGACGTCGATCCCCGCACCGTGGCACACGACGGACCGGTCTACGACCGCCCGTACGCACGCCCCGAGTGGCAGGACCGCGTGCAGGCTGACACCTTCACCGGATCTGTCCAGGACACCGGCCGCCCCGCTGCCCCAGCTGAATTGGCAAAGGCCGTCACCGAGCTGGTGGCATCGCCGAACATGTGCTCCAAGTCCTGGATCACCAACCAGTACGACCGCTACGTGGGCGGCAACACGGCCATGGCCTTCCCTGACGACGCCGGCGTGGTACGCGTGGATGAGGAAACCGGCCTGGGCGTGGCCCTGGCCACCGACGCCAACGGCCGCTACACCTACCTCGATCCGTACCATGGCGCCCAGCTGGCGCTGGCCGAGGCCTACCGCAACGTGGCCACCGCGGGTGCCGTGCCCATGGCCGTCAGTGACTGCCTGAACTTCGGCTCCCCCGAGGACCCGGACGTCATGTGGCAGCTCGCCGAGGCCATCCGCGGCCTGTCCGATGCCTGCATGGTGCTGGGCATCCCGGTGACCGGCGGCAACGTCTCCCTGTACAACCAGACGGGCACCACGCCCATCCACCCCTCCCCGGTGGTGGCGGTGCTGGGCAAGCTCGACGACGTTGCGCGCCGCACGCCGTCGGGCTGGCGTGAGGACGGCCAGGCAATTTACCTGCTGGGCACCACTGGTGCCGAGCTGGACGGTTCCGAGTGGGCCAACATGCGCGGCCACCTGGGCGGGCAGCCGCCGAAGGTGGACCTCGAGGCCGAGCGTGCGCTGGGCGAGATCCTGATTAACGCTTCCCGCGACGGCATGATCGACTCCGCGCACGACCTCTCCGAAGGCGGCCTTGCGGCAGCCTTGGTGGAGTCCTCGCTGCGCTACGGCGTGGGTGCCCGGATTGCGCTGCAGGATGTCCTGGACCGCGACGGCGTAGACCTGTTCACGGCCCTCTTCTCCGAGTCCCAGGGCCGCGCTGTTGTGGGCGTCCCGCGTTCGGAGGAAGTCCGGTTCACGGACATGTGCACCGCCCGCGGCTTCGCCCACACGCGCATCGGCGTGGTGGATGCGGCCAGCGGCACCCTGGAGATCAACGGAGTGGAGTCCCTGAACCTGGGCGCCCTCCGTGAAGCCCACGAGGGAACCCTGCCGAAGTACTTCGGCTGA
- the purQ gene encoding phosphoribosylformylglycinamidine synthase subunit PurQ produces the protein MTELPLIGEAVAAAAEPRLAGARIGIVTFPGTLDDRDAARAVRLAGGTAVELWHGDSRLGDVDAVVIPGGFSYGDYLRAGAIARFAPLMSKIIDAANSDARLPVLGICNGFQILTESHLLPGSMIKNDHLKFLCRDQVLRVENSNTAWTLDYEAGQEITVPLKNQDGQYIADEKTLDALEAEGRVVFRYVGFNPNGSRRDIAGISNAAGNVVGLMPHPEHAVEVGFGPESLDGIGGSDTDGLGFFTSVLNKIVGGDK, from the coding sequence ATGACTGAACTCCCCCTGATCGGCGAAGCCGTCGCTGCCGCGGCGGAGCCGCGCCTCGCCGGTGCCCGCATCGGCATCGTTACCTTCCCCGGCACCCTCGACGACCGGGACGCCGCCCGCGCCGTGCGCCTTGCCGGCGGCACCGCCGTCGAACTTTGGCACGGTGACAGCCGGCTTGGCGACGTGGACGCCGTGGTCATCCCCGGCGGCTTTTCCTACGGCGACTACCTGCGTGCCGGCGCCATTGCCCGCTTCGCACCGTTGATGTCCAAAATCATCGACGCCGCCAATTCCGATGCCAGGCTGCCTGTCCTTGGCATCTGCAACGGCTTCCAGATCCTCACCGAGTCACACCTGCTGCCCGGCTCGATGATCAAGAACGACCACCTGAAGTTCCTCTGCCGCGACCAGGTGCTGCGCGTCGAGAACAGCAACACGGCCTGGACCCTGGACTACGAAGCCGGCCAGGAAATCACCGTCCCGCTGAAGAACCAGGACGGCCAGTACATCGCGGACGAAAAGACCCTGGACGCCCTTGAGGCGGAGGGCCGCGTCGTCTTCCGCTACGTGGGCTTCAACCCGAACGGCTCCCGCCGGGACATCGCCGGCATTTCCAACGCAGCCGGCAACGTGGTGGGGCTCATGCCGCACCCCGAGCACGCCGTGGAAGTTGGCTTCGGTCCCGAATCCCTCGATGGCATCGGCGGGTCCGACACCGACGGCCTGGGCTTCTTCACCTCCGTCCTGAACAAGATTGTGGGAGGCGACAAGTGA
- the purS gene encoding phosphoribosylformylglycinamidine synthase subunit PurS → MPRIVVDVMPKPEILDPQGKAIVGALPRLGFTSFSSVRQGKRFELTVDGEVTEEILAQARDAAETLLSNPVIEDVVNVEVVEA, encoded by the coding sequence ATGCCCCGGATCGTTGTTGACGTCATGCCCAAGCCCGAGATTCTGGACCCGCAGGGGAAGGCGATCGTCGGCGCTCTCCCCCGCCTGGGCTTCACCAGCTTCAGCTCTGTCCGCCAGGGCAAGCGGTTCGAACTGACCGTCGACGGCGAGGTGACCGAGGAAATCCTGGCCCAGGCACGCGATGCCGCGGAGACCCTCCTGTCCAACCCCGTGATCGAGGACGTCGTCAACGTCGAAGTCGTCGAGGCCTGA
- a CDS encoding S8 family serine peptidase, protein MRGGGFRKAAALAVGLPLLLTSMAISPATAAPAGLDQAVAAMETAPAEFKDGRYIVVLAEAAAAAYEGGTPGLGATKPDNGRKLDAGSASYRAYDAHLRRQQREVAASQGVTPGKQYTAALNGFTAELTAAQAMELSKDERVMVVAPDAENAPDYTTTDFLKLTGPDGVWAKQFGGEANAGKGMVVGVIDSGYAPDNPFLQGEPVQPLSGPAQVGVPYRTAEGRIAMLKADGTTFEGECQKGQGTGAAFDGSLCNSKVVGARYFADSFLQYVAPQNRAPEELISPVDVGSHGTHTATTAAGDANVEQVIDGANFGRSSGVAPAAKVSVYKVCWEDTNPNTGGCYSSASVEAVEAAIKDGVDVLNYSISGNNNTTTDPVALAFLNAASAGVFVSASAGNSGPAASTVNHSSPWLTTVAASTFPSDLLGTVKVSDGSLYRGASIMKSEVADRPVVVASAAAAAGATNPNLCAPGSLDPAKVAGKVVVCDRGVVDRTAKSQEVQDKGGVGMILVNLTSSSEDADNHVLPTVHVNAPKSLDLKSKLEANPALTASLVKGDLTGLPPAPAPQIAGFSSRGPTLAAGGDLLKPDIAAPGVNVLAGVSTIGNNGDQFGFMSGTSMAAPHIAGFGALVLGKQPKWTPAMVKSAMMTTAYPLVNADGTPNTDPFQGGAGHIDSTRVLDPGLVYNSGIKDWLGFLNGQGVDTGAAQAGSIAARDLNVPSIALGSLVGEVQVKRQLTALVPGIYRPEVNMPGFNVKVEPNALNFAKAGQTREVTLTIRNVSAPVGKFSTGTLAWKGPRTVSSPIAIRPVDAQIAPSFSFSSASGSGSGTMELVSGSDSPINVGVEGLAPLSQTAITKTPGAYAPRNDAHNALLQVAVPQGASFARLGVQAQSDDVDWDMVVYAPNASGGLTATQVATAAASEFLNLESPRAGTYYIAVNLYSTPDNGAASASVQAVTFAGDAGNLTVDPNPIVAPNGTATSATVSWTGLSEGAYVSRLSLGGNGIRTWVNVQVGAAPVAPAGAPQVALADAVPAS, encoded by the coding sequence ATGCGGGGCGGGGGATTCCGGAAGGCAGCGGCGCTTGCCGTGGGCTTGCCGCTTCTCCTCACCTCGATGGCCATCAGTCCCGCCACCGCGGCGCCTGCCGGGCTGGATCAGGCAGTCGCTGCCATGGAAACTGCACCTGCCGAATTCAAAGACGGCCGCTACATCGTGGTCCTGGCGGAAGCAGCGGCCGCCGCTTACGAGGGCGGCACCCCCGGGCTTGGCGCAACCAAGCCCGACAACGGGCGGAAGCTGGACGCCGGCAGCGCCAGCTACAGGGCCTATGACGCACACCTGCGCCGGCAGCAGCGGGAGGTGGCAGCAAGCCAGGGGGTGACCCCGGGAAAGCAGTACACGGCCGCGCTGAACGGCTTCACTGCCGAGCTGACAGCCGCCCAGGCCATGGAACTTTCCAAGGATGAGCGCGTCATGGTGGTTGCACCCGACGCGGAGAACGCTCCCGACTACACCACCACGGATTTCCTTAAGCTGACCGGCCCGGACGGGGTCTGGGCCAAGCAGTTCGGCGGCGAAGCGAATGCCGGCAAGGGCATGGTGGTTGGCGTCATCGACTCGGGCTACGCACCGGACAACCCGTTCCTCCAGGGCGAACCGGTACAGCCCCTTAGCGGCCCGGCCCAGGTGGGCGTGCCCTACCGCACCGCGGAAGGCCGGATCGCCATGCTCAAAGCTGACGGCACCACCTTCGAGGGCGAATGCCAAAAAGGCCAGGGCACGGGAGCGGCGTTCGACGGCTCCCTGTGCAACTCCAAGGTTGTTGGCGCAAGGTACTTCGCCGATTCGTTCCTGCAATACGTAGCCCCGCAGAACCGGGCCCCGGAGGAACTCATCTCCCCGGTCGACGTCGGAAGCCACGGAACCCACACGGCCACTACCGCCGCAGGCGACGCGAATGTGGAGCAGGTGATCGACGGCGCAAACTTCGGCAGGAGCTCCGGCGTTGCCCCCGCCGCGAAGGTCTCGGTATACAAAGTCTGCTGGGAGGACACCAACCCGAACACCGGCGGCTGCTACTCCTCCGCCTCGGTGGAGGCGGTGGAGGCCGCAATCAAAGACGGCGTGGATGTCCTGAACTACTCCATCTCCGGCAACAACAACACCACCACCGATCCCGTAGCCCTTGCGTTCCTGAATGCCGCCTCTGCAGGCGTCTTTGTGTCCGCTTCAGCCGGCAACTCCGGGCCCGCAGCGTCCACCGTCAACCACTCCTCACCGTGGCTGACCACGGTTGCCGCGTCCACGTTCCCCAGTGACCTGCTGGGCACCGTCAAGGTCTCGGACGGCTCGCTCTACCGCGGAGCTTCGATCATGAAGTCCGAGGTGGCAGACAGGCCGGTTGTCGTCGCCTCGGCTGCGGCAGCAGCCGGAGCCACCAATCCCAACCTCTGCGCCCCGGGCTCCCTCGACCCGGCGAAGGTTGCGGGCAAGGTGGTGGTCTGCGACCGCGGCGTGGTGGACCGGACGGCCAAGAGCCAGGAAGTCCAGGACAAGGGCGGCGTTGGCATGATTTTGGTGAACCTCACCAGCAGCTCCGAGGACGCGGACAACCATGTGCTGCCCACAGTGCACGTCAACGCACCCAAGAGCCTGGACCTGAAGTCGAAGCTGGAGGCGAACCCCGCACTCACAGCCAGCCTGGTCAAAGGCGACCTCACGGGCCTGCCGCCCGCACCTGCGCCCCAGATCGCCGGTTTCTCCTCCCGCGGACCTACCCTTGCCGCCGGCGGCGACCTGCTGAAGCCGGACATCGCGGCTCCCGGTGTGAACGTCCTTGCCGGCGTCTCCACCATCGGCAACAACGGTGACCAGTTCGGCTTTATGTCCGGAACCTCCATGGCTGCGCCGCACATCGCCGGCTTCGGCGCCCTGGTGCTCGGCAAGCAGCCCAAGTGGACGCCCGCGATGGTCAAGTCTGCCATGATGACCACGGCTTACCCGCTGGTGAACGCCGACGGCACGCCCAATACGGATCCGTTCCAGGGCGGCGCAGGCCACATCGACTCCACCCGGGTCCTGGATCCGGGCCTGGTCTACAACTCAGGCATCAAGGACTGGCTCGGCTTCCTCAACGGCCAGGGCGTGGACACCGGGGCTGCGCAGGCCGGCTCCATTGCGGCCCGCGACCTGAACGTTCCGTCGATCGCACTCGGCAGCCTGGTGGGGGAAGTGCAGGTCAAGCGACAGCTCACTGCCTTGGTTCCCGGAATCTACCGTCCGGAAGTCAACATGCCGGGATTCAATGTCAAGGTGGAGCCGAACGCACTGAACTTCGCCAAGGCCGGCCAGACCCGCGAGGTCACGCTGACCATCCGGAACGTCAGCGCTCCGGTGGGCAAGTTCAGCACCGGCACCCTGGCCTGGAAGGGCCCGCGGACTGTGAGCTCTCCCATCGCAATCCGGCCCGTTGATGCGCAGATCGCCCCGTCCTTCTCCTTCAGCTCCGCTTCCGGCAGCGGGAGCGGCACGATGGAACTGGTGTCCGGTTCGGACAGCCCGATCAACGTAGGGGTGGAGGGGCTGGCTCCGCTGAGCCAAACGGCCATTACCAAGACTCCCGGCGCGTACGCGCCCCGGAACGACGCCCACAACGCGCTGCTTCAGGTGGCAGTTCCGCAGGGAGCCTCGTTCGCCCGCCTGGGCGTCCAGGCGCAGTCGGACGACGTCGACTGGGACATGGTGGTGTACGCCCCCAATGCTTCGGGCGGCCTGACTGCCACCCAGGTGGCGACCGCCGCTGCCAGCGAATTCCTGAACCTGGAATCCCCCCGGGCCGGGACTTACTACATTGCGGTCAACCTCTACTCCACGCCGGACAACGGCGCGGCTAGCGCGTCCGTGCAGGCGGTCACCTTCGCAGGGGACGCCGGCAACCTCACGGTGGACCCGAATCCGATCGTGGCCCCCAATGGCACCGCCACCTCTGCCACGGTTTCCTGGACCGGCCTGTCCGAAGGTGCCTACGTTTCGCGGCTCAGCCTGGGCGGGAACGGCATCAGGACGTGGGTTAACGTCCAGGTGGGAGCCGCGCCGGTTGCCCCCGCCGGGGCTCCGCAGGTAGCGCTCGCGGACGCAGTACCCGCGTCCTAG
- a CDS encoding serine protease inhibitor: MIDLTVRLREDPAAVEQVFRLIADDGRAQPGSTLPDPEAALAAVEKFGEDIFFPKPGPPRLCTQQYGGPQMAVVTGIFHGRPVNSTFARTDGCEIARWKAMAPLLGSAGGAWGST, translated from the coding sequence ATGATCGATCTCACCGTCAGGCTGAGGGAGGATCCGGCCGCCGTCGAGCAGGTTTTTCGGCTCATAGCCGACGATGGACGTGCCCAGCCCGGAAGCACGCTGCCGGACCCCGAAGCCGCCCTCGCAGCCGTGGAGAAGTTCGGTGAGGATATCTTCTTCCCCAAGCCCGGACCACCGCGCTTGTGCACCCAGCAGTATGGCGGACCGCAGATGGCCGTGGTCACTGGAATCTTCCATGGCCGCCCGGTTAATTCCACTTTCGCGCGCACGGACGGCTGCGAAATCGCACGCTGGAAAGCGATGGCACCGCTGCTGGGCAGCGCCGGCGGAGCATGGGGCAGCACCTAG
- a CDS encoding 3-methyladenine DNA glycosylase gives MSWVPPVELKLLAADVWQPLEEAHHQRVGRYADPYLARRSAGRKHPVEDFLFTYYTQKPGQLRRWHPGAGYVLPGRAAAARTGWKHYRMLDDGELAFLGLPEGSTAVTFDRDAFLADRSEAVAFARIILRGTAARPAQFGCFGLHEWAMVYRQDKFDLRHEYLQLRLGSAGTDKVVEDNRIRCTHFDAFRFYTPDAVPLNEFAPSRNSQRHHEQPGCLHANMDLYKWAYKLLPALSSELVMDCFELSWRIRAMDMQASPYDLAEWGYPAIPIETPQGKAAYVEYQRSFAAEAAALRERLAMELDALSTVPGMTE, from the coding sequence ATGTCCTGGGTGCCGCCGGTGGAGCTTAAGCTTCTGGCGGCGGATGTATGGCAGCCGCTCGAGGAAGCCCACCACCAGCGCGTCGGCCGCTACGCCGACCCCTACCTTGCCCGCAGGTCCGCCGGCAGGAAGCATCCAGTGGAGGACTTCCTGTTCACCTACTACACCCAGAAACCCGGCCAGCTGCGGCGCTGGCACCCCGGCGCAGGGTACGTCCTGCCGGGCAGGGCAGCGGCCGCGCGGACGGGCTGGAAGCACTACAGGATGCTCGACGACGGCGAGCTTGCCTTCCTGGGGCTGCCGGAAGGAAGCACCGCGGTCACCTTTGACCGCGACGCTTTTCTTGCCGACCGCAGCGAGGCCGTGGCCTTTGCCCGCATCATCCTGCGGGGGACCGCCGCACGCCCGGCCCAGTTCGGCTGCTTTGGCCTGCACGAATGGGCGATGGTCTACCGCCAGGACAAGTTCGACCTGCGCCATGAATACCTCCAGCTGAGGCTGGGGTCGGCCGGCACCGACAAGGTGGTGGAGGACAACAGGATCCGCTGCACGCACTTCGATGCATTCCGCTTTTATACGCCGGACGCCGTGCCGCTGAATGAGTTTGCGCCGAGCCGGAACAGCCAGCGCCACCACGAACAGCCCGGCTGCCTCCACGCCAACATGGACCTGTACAAGTGGGCCTACAAGCTGCTGCCGGCCCTGTCCAGCGAACTGGTGATGGACTGCTTCGAGCTATCCTGGCGGATCCGCGCCATGGACATGCAGGCTTCTCCCTACGACCTGGCGGAGTGGGGCTATCCGGCGATTCCCATCGAGACGCCCCAAGGGAAGGCGGCCTACGTGGAGTACCAGCGCTCCTTCGCCGCCGAGGCCGCAGCACTCCGGGAGCGGCTGGCAATGGAACTGGACGCACTCTCGACCGTCCCGGGCATGACCGAATGA
- a CDS encoding SSI family serine proteinase inhibitor: MISALLVAAALLAACSPGQGGGTPSGGPSSPPTASATSSPQPSGSPSADAETSVPAPAPESPAAPSGPGKGNAELAIIIVPAEGEPEISYTLVCAEGVPVAESVHPAADAACAALKENAGLVSPSAPATDQACTQQYGGPQKATVTGVVDGVPVDAAFSRTNGCEISAWEAAKDVLGAAGGA; encoded by the coding sequence ATGATCTCAGCCTTGCTCGTGGCAGCGGCGCTGCTCGCGGCCTGCTCTCCGGGCCAAGGCGGCGGCACCCCGTCCGGCGGACCATCCTCACCTCCCACAGCCTCCGCCACCAGTTCCCCGCAGCCGTCCGGCAGTCCGTCTGCCGACGCCGAGACCTCCGTCCCTGCCCCGGCTCCCGAATCTCCGGCGGCACCCTCAGGACCGGGCAAGGGTAACGCCGAACTTGCCATCATCATCGTTCCCGCCGAGGGCGAACCGGAGATCAGCTACACCCTGGTCTGCGCCGAAGGGGTCCCTGTTGCTGAAAGCGTCCATCCGGCCGCTGATGCTGCGTGCGCTGCGCTGAAGGAAAACGCCGGGCTGGTGAGCCCCTCCGCCCCGGCAACGGACCAGGCCTGCACCCAACAGTACGGCGGCCCGCAAAAAGCCACCGTGACGGGCGTTGTGGACGGCGTGCCGGTAGACGCTGCATTCTCCCGCACCAACGGCTGCGAAATCAGCGCCTGGGAAGCTGCGAAGGATGTCCTGGGTGCCGCCGGTGGAGCTTAA
- a CDS encoding MarR family winged helix-turn-helix transcriptional regulator, whose amino-acid sequence MAAATGSEQGQDEDLLLEHQLCFALTVAARSVVGAYKPVLEKLNLTHPQYLVMLCLWEASPRTVRNISEALAQEPATISPLLRRLEAAGLITRRRADGNERALAVELTHEGAALRQEALNVPGTMMERLGLSRDQVGELHAAMMGLIAATSNTSQMQDRQ is encoded by the coding sequence ATGGCAGCGGCAACCGGCAGCGAACAGGGGCAGGACGAGGACCTGCTTTTGGAACACCAGTTGTGCTTCGCCCTGACGGTGGCGGCGCGAAGCGTTGTGGGCGCCTACAAGCCGGTGCTGGAGAAGCTGAATCTGACCCACCCGCAGTACCTTGTGATGCTGTGCCTCTGGGAAGCGAGTCCGCGGACTGTCCGGAATATCAGCGAGGCCCTCGCCCAGGAACCGGCCACCATCTCCCCGCTGCTCCGCAGGCTTGAGGCCGCGGGCCTGATCACGCGGCGGCGGGCAGACGGCAACGAGCGCGCCCTCGCCGTCGAGTTGACCCACGAAGGCGCCGCGCTCCGGCAGGAGGCGCTCAACGTTCCCGGGACCATGATGGAACGGCTGGGGCTGAGCAGGGACCAGGTCGGCGAACTCCATGCGGCCATGATGGGCCTCATTGCGGCCACCTCCAACACCAGCCAGATGCAGGACCGGCAGTAG